A window of Colletes latitarsis isolate SP2378_abdomen chromosome 11, iyColLati1, whole genome shotgun sequence genomic DNA:
TCATCTTGAGAAGTATTATAATACACACATAATTGCAAAGGACGCACGGAAGCGCTTTCCTTTCTGAGTCGTGGTTGCTTTCCGGTCGAAACAGTCTGCCCAACGTTGTCTCGTTTTCCGTAACTCGTTAACCTATTCGGTACTAAGGATATTCATAACCTAAAAATCCTACGTGTTCCAAGTATTCCTGACgatgttttatttaaataaaacatttCTTTTGACATTTGGTTTTCTGACCGACTgatgttaaaatatttatttttggaaGCAACTGTACGTATTAAAATAACAGATTTTCATTGCACAACAATGGTATATGAAATGAAATGACGTGTTGTGCAAAGAGAAGAATGAAATAATGTACAGCAATAAAGATTATACAGCATCGATAAACATTTGACAAAGTGGAACAATTACACGAACATAATTTGCGTCGagataaatgtaaaattttaatcgtacgCTCAAGCTCAACGATCCTACCACAAGGATGCATGTATTTAAGAAATGAGATACTTTCGCGCGACGATAGTAAGCTTAATATCTTAGCGAGCTTACGCTAATTGGTTAAATTGGGTGATGCAACTTAAGAACGAGTCGTAatcttattatttcaacgtgtgTTGTTCACCCGTACACCCTATGTGGTACTCGTCAAAGGATTAACAACTTTTTTTCACAGAGCGATTGAGAGTGTCTTGAATACTCGAGCCTTGGGTCAGGTCGGGTCCTGAAAGCGGAATATTGTAATCGACATCGAAAcgacctaacctaacccagatctaactcaaacctaacctaacatgaCCTGTGGCATCGTGATCTGTAAGCAACCAtgagaaagaaaaatgaaataaattgaatttattaaaGAACAATATAACGAGAGGAGACTAGTAAATCatcttattatattaaattgttGCTTTCTCCTTTTCAATGGTAGAATTCTGAGATATTGAAATACCTCACGATACCGGTTACGGGTTGAAGTTTCCTTCAAACATCGATTAGTTTCACGTGTTTCGCGGAGAATGGAGAACAAGTTTTCAAGGAGAGGAGTTTTCCTTTGCCGTCGAGGGACGAGCATTAGCGTTGACGAGAGGATTCTTATGGTAATGGGGCAATAGGTTTGAGAAAGTCGAGCGTTCGCGGTGGCGAGAAAAGAGAAGAAAAGAGAGACACGAGCAGCTGACAATGGGTAGAGAGAAACGTTACGGTTGGCCGCGCTTCGCTAACCGAGGGTTACGCGTTCGCTTTTATTTACACCTGGAGCGCACGCGTTCGTGGTACACCTTACCAACAACTCCCACGCGTCGATGAGCTCGTGCGCCAAATATGCCTGGAATTTGCTATGCCCCTTTGCCTAATTTTTCTCGCTCGAATACGATTGAATCAACGCTACTCGAAATAACTTGTTATTAGTTGACTATTTATGGATTATTTATGGTTGATTattcatccatgggaaaaattttaatgggggattctagaggtcaaaataagacgaaaatcaagaataccaatttgtcgatggaggcttcgttaaatagttattaacaattaaattcaaaagtttcaaatcgttttggaaaaattattttcacttgcgggggtcaattacaatcatttttggtgaatacacatacccccgaaatcctacccactttctagaaaaaaattcgagaaggtgtgaaatttttcgacgaaaaagaaaatttccaaatcattcaaaaaaaattatatttaattacagcggtcaattacaagcatttttggtcattacacacatccccgaaatcctacgcacttccgagaaaaaaattccttaccgaaaatctgcctaaattttttcgacgaaaaaaaagaatttcaaatcgttttggaaaaattattttcggttgagggagtcaattgcaatcatttttagtgaatagacatatccccgaaattctgcgcattttcgagaaaaaaaattcagaaaggacggaactttaaacgttaataactttttaacgaagcctctatcaacaaattgatattcttgattttcgtcttattttagcctctagaatctttcattacaatttttcccaggtgtttaTTGCACTTACGAAGCGCTCATAGAGCAAACGAAAAGGTTTTCAGTCTCCCTATTAGTCTCTGACTGAAAAAACTAAAGTTATCACTAGTGGATGAAATTCGATCCGGTGCACGAGTAGGATCGCTTTCAACGAGCTTCTGTTTACATAGTCGTCGACCATGCGAGTCGATGGGACGTTCGCGCTGAGAAAACATAAGCACCAGATGATTCAGTTACTTTGGTCCAGTGTGAAAATTGTAACTAAAAAGTGGGAACTCCTAACctataaatataatttgctAAGACGGAGTCAAAATCCAAAAATCGTCGACTACGGACGTCGACAAAAAGTAAAGGCGACTTCGAGGCTCAACGACATCGTTGTGAATGctgctggtgtcgaatttcgcctAGGAATCCCCGTAAGAATTActaacctaacccatacctactaTGGAAAGTGTCCTCTTCTCTTTCGGTGATCGCGCGAGGGAATTTTGCCACGAATTAAATGGCGGACAAGCCCAATTCACCGGCTAGACGCGAATTCGTCAGAAGGCGACGATGAAATCGATTAGATGGGGGGGGGAGACGGCGTTTTCGTGGCCCTTTTTGATTCGACACAACGAGGCTAGGCAAAGTTTCAGCAGTGTTACGCGCTATATTGCAGGCAGTTACAACCGACGTGATATAAATAGGCGGCGTCAGTCGGCCGAATCCAGGAAAAGTTCGCGGTGACTCGGGCTAACCTGCAACGGAAACGGGATGCGCGCGACGACGCTTTTGGTTCCACCTGCCCCCCAACTTTACAGCCTATTCACCGATGTTTTCTTATCACTATCAATCAACAACCAAACTCCCCTTTTTCTTTTTGCTCCGTGATTGCTTCCAACAGTAGATATTACACCGAGCTTCGAAACAATTGCTAAGGTTATAGGCCTTTCAAACTCAACTGCCTGTACATGAAATATGCAAATAAAATTCAACGTATACCTATAGTTTTCCAACAAGAACGATAGAACTTTCAATTCTCGTAGACTTTCGTATAGTAATTTAAAAGCTTTAATCTGCATCCTTACAATATCCAGTTAACTGAAGAATTAAAACCTGGGCTAACCTTGATGCAAGTATTACGATAGTCCAAATATTGACGTCTAGATTAAATGCCCTAATATTTATAACCGGCAGTGTACGTGAAGTTAAAGAGAAGTGAAATGATATCCTCAAAAGGCTCGCTATGACTCGTGtgaattttcggttacgggttaACGAAGAATGTTAACGAGGCGTTCGTTCCGAATTTTTCAGGCTGGTCGAGTGTACACTCCCGTGCTCGATGCACTTCAAGCACTCAAGCACCGTCAGTTCCCAACGATGAAAGAACTTCTTTGTTCGGTTGAGGAAAGACCGAGCAGCGAGAACCCGTCTTTCGCGACTGCCGAGTAACTATGATCACAGGCTACGACAAATGCCAACTGTAATCCATTATCGACATCTGACGGTCAATTTGATATTAATGCGGTGACTCGGTGCACAATATGGCACGATTTAATCGGAAATAAAATGGTCTCGTCCAGTAATGAatctatatttataaaataatctaCGCAAGTTACGAATAGTTTTCTATCCTGTTCCTTTTTGGTTATAAAAACCACTTACGAATATCAAAGGAGACAAAAATAAACCTAACCTCATTTTGAATCAACGATATTTCTTTTAGATGCAATACGAATCGCGTGCTTTTACGGACAAGCTATGAAAAGCATAAAATAAGAACGTTCGACTattttttcattgaaatttaaagATAATTGTATAGGGTTGCTTCTTGAACAATTGGCAAAGTTGTAAAACTCTGAACTGTACTTCCTGTCGGTACATATAAATAAAACGTAGTTATGTTGCGTGCTTGTTAACCCCCGGTACGTGAAGACGGCTGGACGGATCGCGATGAAACTTGGAACGTATCCATAGGGTAGTCCAATTTAAAATATAAGCTATGTCTACAGTATACATGTGTTCCGccaaccctggaaaaaattgtaatggaagattctagaggttaaaataggacgaaaatcaagaataccaatttgttgatggagacttcgttaaaaagttattaacgttcaaagttccaaatgtaccgaatttttttctcgaaaatgcgcagaatttcgggggtatgtgtaatgaccaaaaatggttgtaattgaccctcgcaaccagaaataattttttcagaacgatttgaaattttttttttccgtcgacaaatataggcacttaccccctgtcgatgtttcttaaaaattcatttttgatttttagtaatattgtttgacgtcctacagaaaagttgcctaatacttttttgtgggtacccatgagctctactacagaacaaagtttcattcaaatacattcgctattgcaggagttaaaaattattaataaaatttgtccacctacaagaatttttttctcgaaagtgggtaggatttcgggggtatgtgtaatgaccaaaaatgattgtaatcgacccctgcaaccgaaaataatttttttagaatgatttgaaaattttttttttcgtcgaaaaattttagcaccttttcgattttttttctcgaaaatgggtaggatttcgagggtatatgtaatgaccaaaaatggttgtaattgaccctcgcaaccagaaataattttttcagaacgatttgaaactttttttttccgtcgacaaatataggcacttaccccctgtcgatgtttcttaaaaattcatttttgatttttagtaatattgtttgacgtcctacagaaaagttgcctaatacttttttgtgggtacccatgagctctactacagaacaaagtttcattcaaatacattcactattgcaggagttaaaaattattaataaaatttgtccacctacaagaatttttttctcgaaagtgggtaggatttcgggggtatgtgtaatgaccaaaaatgattgtaatcgacccctgcaaccgaaaataatttttttagaatgatttgaaaattttttttttcgtcgaaaaatttcagtacttatccgattttttttctcgaaagtgggtaggatttcgagggtatgtctattcaccaaaaatggttgtaattgacccctgtaactaaaaataattttttcagaacgatttgaaatttattaattttgtcgaaaaatttcgcacctattcgaatttttttctcgaaagtggataggatttcgggggtatgtgtattcaccaaaaatgactgtaattgacccctggagacaaaagtattttttttaaaacgatttgaaatttttttttttcgccgaaaaatttaggcacctattcgattttttttctcgaaaatgggtaggattttggaggtacgtgtaatgaccaaaaattattgtaatcgacccctgcaaccaaaaataatttttccagaacgatttgaaattttttaatttaattttttaataactttttaacaaagcctcaatcaagaaatttatattttttccaagggttgccgaacaccctgtataacatcgTATAATTTTTACCGAGAAGGGAAAGTTTTCTGATCCGAGAAACATTATTAGGATAAGGTACGATTTTTTGGAAGTTTGTTGacacaatattattatttttttaaataatattgactgaaattatatttagcgAGCACTTTAGGGTGCACACTTTTCTTGTCGAGGAGACCTCCGATCGTTCCTCAATTTCACGATCGCGGAAACCTTCGCCCAATGTACGATCGAAGGATCCCAATGTGCGCACTGAAACTTGATTTAGatccaaattaaaataaaacgataacCCGTGGAATCCGTAGTTTTATTCTTAGTGGTCTCCCTCGCGGTTCGATCGATGATTAATTATAATCGAACGGTTTAAAAATACGCGTGGTCGCGGAAGGCTTTGCAGCGAGTAAACGATCTTCGAAATCCCACGGTTTGAGTATCGATCTGTCCGTTTTGCCGGCGTTTAGTCGCGTCGTTATCCTGGAATCGGACGCGAAGCGTGTCGAAGAGACACGTGAAAACGTTGAAACGCAGGGAAACTAAACGGGTACGTGGTTCGAAACGCTGGGAACGAGTTAAACCGATAAGCCGTGCTAGTTGCAAACAGTAGCATGCATAGTTAAAGATAGTAATCACGAGTTTCAATGGAAGCAAACAAAAACTTTTACAATAATATCATATACCGTCAGTCTGAAGACAGTCAGAATTGTTCTATATCGAATATGTATAATCTAAATACATACGTGGCCTTTGTGCTACGTTACCCCTTCTACTTGCAATGGAGGGAACCAAACTGTTCCACTTCGATATCATCGAGTCAtcgtaatcattttcggtggatTAACAATGAGAAAACAAAAATGAAACcacgaaaataaaattcatattcGGGTAGTCAACTATCCTGTATTctaattttattcgataaatattttagctgcTGAATCGTTCGAATATTCGACGAACCGAGAATTAATTGACTCTCGAACGCGAGAAAACGGAGATCAACGTAAACAGCTTTCTTCGCTAAACGCGGCTGTTTCCAGTACGAGGAACTTGGTAGATGCGCCGTTTCCCGGAAGCGACCAGTAAGATTAACGTTGGCGAGCAAAATGTGAATTAGCGGCCCCAGCGAATGAATGAAACGCGAGAATCTTCGAACGAGAATGCCCGCTACGAACCGACTGGGTACTCGACGACAATATTGTGTACGTTGTGCAAATTTATATGAATGACTCTGTTGCGAGCCTGCGATACCGCTGCCTTCAAAGTACATGCACGGCGCAACCACGATGGACGACGATTCGCCTCGATTAAATAACACGATACAGAATAAAAATTAGCTATggctaaatttgtacttgttaaCGCTATTTCGTACTTGAAATTTCAAGTTCATATCTAAATAAGAAGTTTGCCTATTTCTGGGATACCTTCTACGAGGGGAACTGTACTCGGATAATAAAGCTTTCGATGAAGAGAAACCGTATACATCTTTCGAAGAAACGAGTGTCGTAACAGGAAACGACACGCGGTAAATTTGACTCTGCAGAACGAGTACGCTTCCGGGGATTCGCGGTGGTTGACGATAATTATTCATTCGACGTTTTTACCAGTCAACTGTATAAGAATACGtgactaaaaataataaatacattttcaaCAATTTCCAATAGTCGTCGATAACTTTTCATTCATCTTTATCGCTCGATCATAAAGACGTAAACATGCGAACATAAAAAAAGCTATCGTGGAAACGCTGATGTGTGTTATACAGGATTCAAGTTATAAAAGATACGTTCTTAGGTTCATTCATCGCGGTTCGACTGTGAACCATGCGACAAAGATGTAAATAAAAGCGCTTACGTTCGGCCTGTTACGGGAATCTCATGTTCTCCGGGAAGTGTTCGCGATCGCTGACACTTTCACTTGGGGGTCAAGTTCATTCCGTTGATCGACGAATTCTTTGATCGTTGTTCCTGAGCGAGATCCATCGAGTGTCACATTTTGATCGCGCGCGTTTCCCACACCGGCAACGTGTATTCGTACTCGGCGCGGCGCACTTCTCACGCATCGACACTCCCGCGCTCCACGACGCGCGCACTGTGAATGATCACGCAGCGAGATACGTTGATCCGGCGTCCACGGTGATCGCGTACACAAGCCCCGGCGACCAATCGGAGAGCAGCCGCGGATACCCTCCAGTCCAATAGGAACGACGCCAAGTTTCACGCGTGACGGACTTACCGACCGTGCCATCTGTCAATACGCTTGAATTTTAAACACGTGTCGAGTTTCAACTTTCTTTTAACGCATTCTTGACGATTTATCGTCACAAGTTTACGATCATTTCACGAGCCCAGAATCCATCAATTTGAGTTATGGCTTGACGCGAAAGGATCGTTGAATATTCTATGATAAAGATTTTCTAAAACAAATAACGCTTTTCTTTGGCATTTTCTACCATCTCAAATCCTAACAGACAGGTCATTTGTAATTAACTAAATTACCCTTAGAAATAATATTGCATTCGTCCGTTTCATATGTTTTACCATTTTTCTAAAGGACAACGTCGCACCGACTGAAACTTTATTGCATTTCGCCCTAAGAAGACAAGAACTGCACGATGGACTATGATTATGCTCAATTGGTCGTTTTTTAAGCCGATCGATCGATTTAATGCCAAACATTAATCACAGGGCGCAAGACCCGGGGAAGCGAATTAGAATAGGAAGGAAGACGACTTGTTCCGCAGCCGTCGGTAGATATATGATAAACGAAATGGAACTATATAAGGTGGCGCGGTGGCATGCACTCCGTGGTAGAATTATGGTGCAAGCTGTAAGTCGCGCGTTCGATGTGCTTGTGCTGACCGCACTCCTGACGCTGCTGTTCGTCGATCAAGTAAGAACGACGACGAGGAACTCGACTTGTAATGATGCAGCCACCATGTACCGCTGCAGCATGCTATAACCCCGTAGAATGTTAGCGCATATCTCGTGTACCAGTGTCTCCTTGTTCTATTCTGCTCGACCCGAGGTCGATCAATACGTCCGTTTTACGCACGGTTCGCCCGTGTCTAGACAATGAACCCCTGTTCGCTGTATTTCTCGTTCATGCGTAAGTCTTTTACCAGATTCACTTTTGTTTCTCATGACAACTCGATACGTCGCTCTTCTTTCCTCGAATCAACTGTGCGCGACAAATTCGTCGTTGTATCGCGTGCATTTTTCTTGCGACGAAAACAATCCTCTCTCGTGCGGATGTCTCTCGATGGGATATGAGAGAGTCGGTGGAACTTTTGTACAGCAAGTATCGTGACATTTCTCATTGATGATTTGACGGATATTCGAAATTTAACACGCTAGATTCTATTAATTTTCACGCTCGATCGAACTATCCTGCAAAAGATTTAAAAGCCCCGACATATTCGCATGTAATGCTTAATTCAAATAAATCACACTTaagtaaaaattgaatttaattcGACTACCTTTCATTTCGTGAAAATTACTTTTTTGCTTTATATTTAAGGTGTCTTCTAGGCTGTGCAATGGGGGGCATGTGTAAGTTTCTCACACATAGTTTTAAAACCGATCTACCTGAACTTatgtgaattttttaaaacataCTGAGTGaacatttcattatttttagctgctctCCTCCAAAAGACTGTTGTTCCTTTGGCTGTTGTTACAGTGTATTCCAAGTGCACTCTACATCAGACATGTTTAATTTCTTGATTTGGACTTATTGGTACTTATGGTCGGTACTTTCATTATCCGTGTGGCAGCTCTTTTAAAAGAGTTATAGTCAATGTACAATCTGTATTATTTAGGGCAGCGGTACTTATAGGGTTGGCTATAGCAGCAGCATGTGGTTGCTGGCTATGGAGACGCAACCGCTCGGTCATGGTGGAAGACTGTGCTTCTTCGGATAGAGCTTCCACAGGACCATGGTACCCACCACCCCATTATAGTCACTGTAGTTCTTTCGTTCAAGCATTGCCACCACCCTATAACGAGGTATCATATTATTTATGCAACTCGTATaaatttcattattatattaatGCTCTTGAATTTTTAGGTTACAGCCAAGCCAGATTTGTATCCATTGGTGATTGGATACGACGAGGGATCGGGCAAAGGAACTTCAGGATTTGTGATGCGTTACTTCAGATCACTGTCACACGCGAGCACATTGGACTCCCTAAGCTCCAGTTTCATGTGCAATATGGTAAACGAAGCAAATACCATAATTCCACCACCATACTCCTGTAACAATAGCGTCGATGAGCTGTCTGCAGTGGAATGTGAGAGAATGGAAAACATGGATGTTGGTTCCGTTGTTTCATTGGCTAATCATAGGACAACGTCTGACATATCGAGTTTAGCTGCTCAATCTCCGTGTTCACCGCCACGGGCTACTAGTCCAACGATAGAGGTATCGAACTTACGTGccagtaaatattaataaacgtcACGTTATGTCAGAAATATCGTCTAACCGCCAATATTGTTTTACAGTTACGTGAACTGTTAGACAAAATTCAACAGCTACCACAGCTACCCAGTGGGCATAGCACCGTTTTGCCTTGTTATCAAAATCGACCTCAAGTTCTGTGTACGACGAATGCAAACGGCTCTACACAACGGCCTCTAAGTCCAGGTGACGTTGTTGGATCATACAAAGCCAGAAGAACACGAGGGAAAATGTACATGCCATTAGGCCATCCAGGTTCGAAGAATAAAACAAAACGATGGTTGTCGCGTTCAGCGCCAACAACGCCATCGGGCACGATACCGATGTCCTTTCTGCCCGGGCAAAGTAGACGACCTTCTGAGGCGGATGGCAACAATCAGCAAGTAGTTCCGTTACTCTCGGAACAAGACGAAACGGAAAACAATACCGTCGATCATTTGAACGGCATCCCGCCGCTGTCCGAGCAAGAAGAAGATCGGCAACAAACATGACGAATCGTCtaagtatttttaaatattaagaaCTCGATTCCAGATATCGTCGTCCCGAGTAatctgtatattttttaatgtgGCTGGTAAACTCCTCGTCGCAGTTTTAAGCGAACCGTTACCGTGTATAAAGTTTGGCAATTGATTTCGTCCGAAAATCGCCAGTGCTCCTAGAAAAGAGAAACGTTCAATGCTGTGACCTAATTTACGTTTATCCGATACCCACAGCCAACGCAGTAgtacattttcttttttctaGCGAGTCTTCTAAACCGAACCGTTACGCGATAGTATGATAAACGATAACGTACACCTTAAGCTCTATGGAATAGCTTGCAGTTAACTTACAAACTGACACGACAAacacatatatacatacatacacacaaacatatacacacacacacgaaACGTTACGATAATAGATTTTACGTAGACGATACTGAAGCTCCGCTTTTTGAACTCACAACCAAAGCGTGTATTTGATACATCGAATTTAATTCTTTGCGTAACTCGAACGAAACGTAAACCATAAGTTAAGAAAAAACGAAACCTTAGTTGTTGCATCGATAAGTTTTAATCGTACACAGTAATACAGTGTCCATCCAAAAGCAGCCAGCCAGAGAGAAGTGTAAGGACAatatacgaataaaaaaaaaaagtagcgcGTGTCCGAGCGTGAATGAAACAGCGATATGCAAGAAGAAGAGTATGATTTCACGCGTCAACGTACAATATCAATTCCGTCAAGCGTTAGAGGAGAAAGAATTCGTTGTAAACGAAGACTTATCGCAAGCACAACGATTGCAGTGTCGTTATAGGTAATTTTAATTCGAACGACGCGAAGAATCTATATGTACGAAGAAAACGGTCGATAGAGGGCGCCGAGAAGGAGCGATAAATCTACGGTGTCATCGCGAGGATCCCCATTCATAATCATAGAATTTAACAAACATTTGTTACAACTAATCACAGACTTTATTCTTTAAGACGTAACGAGAAGCAGTCACTTTAAAACTGTACCACGTCATTCACGTACACACCATGT
This region includes:
- the LOC143347674 gene encoding uncharacterized protein LOC143347674 isoform X1, with amino-acid sequence MVQAVSRAFDVLVLTALLTLLFVDQVSSRLCNGGHVCSPPKDCCSFGCCYSVFQVHSTSDMFNFLIWTYWYLWAAVLIGLAIAAACGCWLWRRNRSVMVEDCASSDRASTGPWYPPPHYSHCSSFVQALPPPYNEVTAKPDLYPLVIGYDEGSGKGTSGFVMRYFRSLSHASTLDSLSSSFMCNMVNEANTIIPPPYSCNNSVDELSAVECERMENMDVGSVVSLANHRTTSDISSLAAQSPCSPPRATSPTIELRELLDKIQQLPQLPSGHSTVLPCYQNRPQVLCTTNANGSTQRPLSPGDVVGSYKARRTRGKMYMPLGHPGSKNKTKRWLSRSAPTTPSGTIPMSFLPGQSRRPSEADGNNQQVVPLLSEQDETENNTVDHLNGIPPLSEQEEDRQQT
- the LOC143347674 gene encoding uncharacterized protein LOC143347674 isoform X2 — encoded protein: MFNFLIWTYWYLWAAVLIGLAIAAACGCWLWRRNRSVMVEDCASSDRASTGPWYPPPHYSHCSSFVQALPPPYNEVTAKPDLYPLVIGYDEGSGKGTSGFVMRYFRSLSHASTLDSLSSSFMCNMVNEANTIIPPPYSCNNSVDELSAVECERMENMDVGSVVSLANHRTTSDISSLAAQSPCSPPRATSPTIELRELLDKIQQLPQLPSGHSTVLPCYQNRPQVLCTTNANGSTQRPLSPGDVVGSYKARRTRGKMYMPLGHPGSKNKTKRWLSRSAPTTPSGTIPMSFLPGQSRRPSEADGNNQQVVPLLSEQDETENNTVDHLNGIPPLSEQEEDRQQT